The DNA sequence AATTCCATATCAAGTAAACAAGGCCAAACTGATAGAGAAAATTGCTGAATTGGTAAAGGAAAAAAGAGTAGAGAACATATCCGATATAAGAGACGAATCGGACAGAAAAGGTATGAGGATAGTAATAGAACTCAAGAGAGATGGCAATCCCAATATAGTGTTGAATTACTTATATAAACATACACAGATGCAAGTGACTTTTGGAGTCATAATGCTTGCATTAGTTGATGGAGAACCTAGAGTATGCAATTTAAAGCAGTTAATTTATCATTATATTGACCATCAAAAAGAAGTTATCACTAGAAGAACCAGGTATGATTTAAATAAGGCTGAAGCAAGGGCCCATATATTAGAAGGTTTAAAAGTAGCCTTGGATAATCTTGACCAAGTTATAAAATTGATCAGATCTTCTAAAACAGTGGAAATTGCAAGGAATGGATTGATGGCTGACTTTGGTTTGACCCAAACCCAGGCTCAGGCTATATTGGATATGCGCCTTCAGAGATTGACAGGTCTCGAGAGGGAAAAGATAGAACAGGAATATAGTGAATTGCTCAAAACAATCGATTATTTAAAGAAAATATTGTCTGACGAGGATATGTTATATGGTATTATAAAAGAAGAATTGATGGAGATAAAAGATAAATATTCAGATGACAGAAGAACGGCAATAACCTTTGATTCAGATGAAATAGATGTAGAGGACCTGATAGAAGATGAAGATGTTGTTATAACATTAACCCATTTTGGATACATCAAGAGAGTTTTAGCCGATGTGTATAAAAATCAAAGAAGAGGTGGAAAGGGAATAATTGGGTTGAATACCAGGGAAGATGATTTTGTGGAAAGTATATTCACAACGTCCACCCATCACAATATATTATTTTTCACCAATAAAGGTAAAATGTATAGATTAAAAGCATATGAAATTCCTGAGGCAGGAAGAACTGCTCGGGGTACTGCTATTATAAATCTGATTCAGTTGGAAAAAGGAGAAAACATAACAGCAGTCATTCCAATCAAAGACTTTACAGAGGGATATAATCTGGTTATGGCAACAAGATATGGTCAGATTAAAAAGACCAGTTTGATTGAATACGATACCAATAGAAAAAGTGGACTTGCTGCAATAAACCTGAAAGATGATGATGAGCTTATCGGGGTAAGGCTTACAGATGGTGAACAAGAAATTGTAATAGGTACCCGGGAAGGTTTTGCTATAAGATTTAAGGAAGAAGAAGTAAGAAATACCGGAAGGGCATCTCAAGGAGTAAAAGCGATAGATTTGCGTAAAGATGATTATGTTATTGGCATGGATCTTATAAGTGAAGGATCCACCATCCTCACTGTCAGTGAAAATGGATTTGGTAAAAAAACCTCTATTGAAGAATACAGGTTACAATTGCGAGGTGGCAAAGGCATAATAAACTATAATGTTACTCGAAAAACTGGTAAACCCATAGCTATTAAAGTGATTTCAGAGCAACATGAAATAATGATGATAAGTTCGGATGGTACTATAATAAGGATGAGGGCATCAGAAATCAGCAAATTCGGTAGAAATACACAAGGGGTAAAACTGATGAAGTTGGATGATGATAATAAAGTAGTATGTGCAACCAAGGTGCTCGAAAATGAAGAAAACTGAATTTGCGGATCAAAGTTTGAATATATAGTTTAAAACTCGGGCATTATGCCCGAGTTTTATATAGGTTTTAAAAGCATGTTTAATACTGCACAATTTATGGATAATATACTTTTATAACTCGGGGGAATAAAATATGGATGAGAAGATCATGTTGATTTCTTCTTGTTTAAAGACGAGGATAGACATATTGAGATTTCTTATGAAAAACGACTATAATGTGGCTGAAGTAGCAAACTTAAAGGATATAAGTGACAAAATATTGATATACAGGAATATAGATTTGATCATTATAGATTTGTTTGAGAGGAAATTTGGACTAGAAGAGATATTGAGTGCATTAAATGATAACGTCGATATAAATGCTATACCAATAATTGTTATACAAGGTGATGAAAAAATTACCATAAAAAACTATATAATAAACGGTACGGTTTACCGTCCCTTAAATTACGATGTTTTGCTGGAAAAAATAAACGGTTTATTGAATTTAAAACATCAGAACGATAGAAATAATTCTATAATAGAGCATACATTAAGACAATATTTAAACAAAGAAATAAAAAATGGTATTAGAGGTAATTTTCCTGTTACCTTTTTGTTAGTAGAGTTTGAGACATTGGATGGGGATAATGATAATGATGAGTATATAGATGATTGTTTAAAGGTACTGAGAAAAAACTTCAGAGAAACTGATACTGTTATAAAATATGATTCAAAAACCATTCTGATGATATTTCCATTTACTAAAAAGGATCGTTTGCCTATAGTTGAAAAAAAAGTAAAAAGAATGATCAATGATATTCAAATTACAGAAATATCTGAAGCATGTTATATCTATGGTGCTACATTCCCAGATGATGGAGAAGATATAGATGAATTATTTGATTATATGAAAAAAGGCCTTGATAAAGTAAAGCTAGTCAATGAATTGGCTATTCATAAAAAGAAGAGTGCTATTTTAAAATTATTTAAATGAGATTTATCATTGCAACTCATTTCTACTTTTTTTTATATTTGAAAAAGATGACAATATTTATCCTGAAAAAGTTTGATAAAAAACTTGTAAAATAAAATAGAAATGATAGAATTGTAATAAGTTAATTCAAGCATTTAAATAAGTGAGGATTCTCTGATACTATGAAAATAATGAATGTAAACAATGAAAAAATGAAACAGATAAACCTTTCAACTGTTTTTAATGCAGTTCGCCAAAATGAGCCTATAAGTAGAAAAAATCTTGCACAAATGACTGGGCTCACATCTTCCTCTATAACGAATATAGTCAACGAATTATTAGAAAGGGAATATTTAAAAGAAACCGGATTAGGTGAGTCATCGGGTGGGAGAAAGCCGATTATGCTTCAACTAAACCAAAATGCCGGATATGTTATTGGGTTGGAATTGACCACAAATTATATAGCCGGAATAGTAACAAACTTAAAGGCAAAAAAGATATATAAGTTAACAGTAAATATAGATAGATTATCGGAGGAGAAAATAATAATAGATCAAATGATCGGACTTATAGATAAGCTTATCTATAAAACTGAAATACCTAAAGATAAGATAATAGGTATAGGCATTGCAGCCCCCGGTCCGTATAATCACAAAAAAGGTATATTGATAAATCCTCCTAACTTCCCGGGATTGGTGAATGTTCCTTTAAGGGATATAGTCCATGAGCATTTTAAGGTTCCTGTATTTTTAGAAAA is a window from the Clostridia bacterium genome containing:
- a CDS encoding diguanylate cyclase — its product is MDEKIMLISSCLKTRIDILRFLMKNDYNVAEVANLKDISDKILIYRNIDLIIIDLFERKFGLEEILSALNDNVDINAIPIIVIQGDEKITIKNYIINGTVYRPLNYDVLLEKINGLLNLKHQNDRNNSIIEHTLRQYLNKEIKNGIRGNFPVTFLLVEFETLDGDNDNDEYIDDCLKVLRKNFRETDTVIKYDSKTILMIFPFTKKDRLPIVEKKVKRMINDIQITEISEACYIYGATFPDDGEDIDELFDYMKKGLDKVKLVNELAIHKKKSAILKLFK
- the gyrA gene encoding DNA gyrase subunit A; this translates as MERVNEQKIIPIDIEDEMKKSYIDYAMSVIVGRALPDVRDGLKPVHRRILYAMSELGLAPNKPFRKSARIVGDVLGKYHPHGDTAVYDSMVRMAQDFSTRYLLVEGHGNFGSVDGDSAAAMRYTEARMAKLSVELLKDINKETVDFIPNFDGTLQEPAVLPSRFPNLLVNGSSGIAVGMATNIPPHNLGEVIDGVIKVIENPDIRLEELMKKIKGPDFPTGGLILGTGGIKDAYSTGRGKIKLRAQAKIEQLSSNRSRIVITEIPYQVNKAKLIEKIAELVKEKRVENISDIRDESDRKGMRIVIELKRDGNPNIVLNYLYKHTQMQVTFGVIMLALVDGEPRVCNLKQLIYHYIDHQKEVITRRTRYDLNKAEARAHILEGLKVALDNLDQVIKLIRSSKTVEIARNGLMADFGLTQTQAQAILDMRLQRLTGLEREKIEQEYSELLKTIDYLKKILSDEDMLYGIIKEELMEIKDKYSDDRRTAITFDSDEIDVEDLIEDEDVVITLTHFGYIKRVLADVYKNQRRGGKGIIGLNTREDDFVESIFTTSTHHNILFFTNKGKMYRLKAYEIPEAGRTARGTAIINLIQLEKGENITAVIPIKDFTEGYNLVMATRYGQIKKTSLIEYDTNRKSGLAAINLKDDDELIGVRLTDGEQEIVIGTREGFAIRFKEEEVRNTGRASQGVKAIDLRKDDYVIGMDLISEGSTILTVSENGFGKKTSIEEYRLQLRGGKGIINYNVTRKTGKPIAIKVISEQHEIMMISSDGTIIRMRASEISKFGRNTQGVKLMKLDDDNKVVCATKVLENEEN